The Cellulophaga lytica DSM 7489 nucleotide sequence ATTTTCACTTTCTTTTCTTAATTCTTCTAAAACTTCTAAAGTATTATCTGTACTACCATCATTTACAAAACACAAGTGGTAGCCCAGGTTTTTTTGGGCAAAATCTTTAAACTCTGCACTAGATAGCCTATCTGCTTCATTATAACAAGGTATAACAACACCTACACAATTTTTTTGTAGCATTTGTGCACCATCAACCTTTGTAGCGGTTTTAGCCTCTGTAGGAGCACCAACAATACGCTTAACACGTGCTGCTACTTCTTCTAAACTTACAGGCTTCTTCATATAGTCATCTATACCAAGATTAAATCCGTCTAAAATTATATCTTCATCTGTATTACCAGACATTACCATTATTGCCGTACTAGAATTGTTTTTAATGTGCTTTACCACATCTAAACCGCTCATATCTGGCATATTAATATCTACTATTACAAGATCTGGCTTAAAAGAGTTAAAAGTTTCTATTCCGGTTGCTCCAGAACTTGCTGTTTGTACTTGGTATCCTAAATCAGTTAATTTTTTTTCTACGGAGAGTAAAATTAATTGCTGATCATCAATAGCTAAAATTTTCATAGGTTAAGGTTTTTTTGTTTTGGGGAAAAGGTTATAGTTTTTACCATAACTTTCTGGTACAAAGGTACTACGGTTATATAACTAAAAAGTTAGCAGCAAGGTCAATAACCGTTTTCTGTAGACGAGTGGTTTTGTAAGCAAGTTAACATACATTATTTATAATACCACAATATGTTTATCTTTATCTTGTTTTATATTCTTACAGGTTAAAATTTATGAAGAGAACCAATATTTTATTAATATTAGCTCTTATTGTTGGTATTGCTTTCCATGGGTCTAGTATTTTCTTTACGTTAGAGAATACTTATGATGCATTAATTCACCTGTTTTTTGCAGACCATTACGCTAATAGTTGGTTTGAGCCTTGGGATTATAGGTGGTATACTGGTTTTACAGTACAAGCGTACCCGCCTTTAGTACACCAACTAATAGGTCTTTTATCTTACATAGGCGGTTTAAAATTTGGTATGTTTACCGTTGCTCTTTTAGCTATAGTATTATTTATAACTGGTGCGTATAGATTTGGGTTGCTTATAACCGCTAATAGGCGCGTTGCTGGTTATACTGCATTACTAGCTGTTTTTTCTTCAACATTTATAGAAACCCTACACATATTTGGGCAACTGCCCAGCATTATGGGCTTATCTATATTACTGCATAGTATACCAGAAATATATTTGTGGATAAAAGAAGGTAGAATTAGGTACTTGGTTACAAGTTTATCTTTAATTGCTGTAACAGTAACGTCTCATCATGTTACACCAATTTTTGGTATGGTATTCTTTATATTTCCGTTAATTGGTATGGTGATAATGGATACAGCTAAAGACAAAGTAAAAGACACTAAAGCAATACATTTAAAAACATTTATTTGGGCATTTAAAAAGCTATTTTGGCGTATTGTAACTTTTGGTTTTTCATCATTAATGCTCATTATATTTTGTATTCTTCCGTACTGGGTAAACTCTAAAAAAAATCCAATAACTCAGGTTCCTATTCCGCATGGCTCTAGAGACAACTTTTTAGAGGTTTTATCTTCTGGCTTGGTCTTTTTTATGATTCCGTGGGGAATATTACTATTTATACTACCTTATATTTTTTATAGGTTTTACAGCAAGCGCTACTTATTTTTTGGACTATCTTTTTCTATGCTAACTATTTTAGGAACAGGTGGCACAACACCTATTCCTTTAAAACTATTAGGAGAAACCGCTTTTAATATTTTAACCTTAGACCGTTTTACTCTTTGGGCTACAATTATGGCCTTACCAATATTTGGTGAGTTTGCATATAGGATGATAGAAGGCGATTTAAAAAACAACATTCAAAAAAGGTTTGGAGCTGTATATCACAGAATTGTGGGTGGTTTTTTTATGGTTGGCATATTATTTATGGTAATTTTTACAATGAGCTTGGGCTATTTTAGACCATCACAGCCAGCAAAAATTAAAATGCTGCCTATTGTAAACTTTTTAAATCAGGATCAGCATGATCATTGGCGTTACTTAACTCTTGGTTTTGGAGACCAAATGGCTTGGCTATCTGCGCAAACAAAAGCAATGACTGTAGATGGCAATTACCATTCTGCTCGAAGGTTACCAGAGCTTACCACTAGAGCTATAGAACGCTTAGAAAATTCAAAATTTAGAGGCGTAGAAGGTATTGGATCCTTACAACAATTTTTAACGGTACCAGAAAAATACAATTTAAAGTATATTTTTTCTAACGATAAGTTTTATGATCCCATATTGTATTTCTCTGGCTGGCAACGTTTGCAACAGTTAGAAAACGGCATAATGGTTTGGGAGAAACTAAATGTACCTCCAATACCTGCAATTATACCAAAAGAAGACGTACCTACATTTTTAAAAATAATGTGGAGTACTATTCCTGTTTTAACCATTTTACTGGCCTTTATTATTAATATTCAAATGGTGTGGTACAGAACGCTAAAATCTAAAAAACTAGCGTTACCATCTTACTTAAAATACAGAATAGAGTACACAAAATTTTCTAGAGGCTTAGTAACCGTTAATCATATTTGGGCAGGAATTGTTATGGTTTGTTTAGCCTACGGCGGATATTTATTTTATGTAGAAAACAGCACACAACTGTCTGCTAAAAATGTAGTAACTGCTTATTATGATGCTGTAGATTTTAAAGAGTTTGAAAGGGCTTTTTCATACATTAATCCAGATGACGGTGTTAGCCTTTCTCAGTATATGTTAGAAATTTCTGTTACAGATGGTATTTTAAGTTCATACGCAAAGTTAGACTCCATTGGCATTTCATTTGTAAACAAAACAAAAAACAGTGCAAAGGTTAAAGTAGACACAAGGTGGATTACACCTTTAGATGCAGTAGAAAAAACGTTTTATCACACTGTAAAAAAGAAAAAAAATAAATGGTACTTAAGCGTTTCTAAGTTAGATAATGACTTACCACCAGACCAGTTGTTTACAGATAATTCTACTACATTTTTTAACCATGGCAGAAGAAAAATAACCACAGAGCAAACACACCATGAAGATGTTTTAAAACAACCCGTTTTAGAAATTTTAACTGCAAAATTAATAAAATACAATGGCAGGTATAGTATAATTGGGCAAATACAAAATGTAGACAACGTACCGTCTGATGTTGTTATTAAAGGCACCCTTTACAATGATAAAAATAAAGAGTTGGCTAACTATAATGCTAAAGACAACATAAAACACAAGCTAATGCCTAAGGAGATTACCGCATTTAAAATTAATTTTGAGGGTATTGCTTGGTCTTCTACCAAAGATACTTTGCCGCCAACATTTAATCCGGATGAGTTTACACCAATTAATTTAGAAGAAATACCAACCAAATTTAATTTACAGTGCGCTGGCAATGTTGCCAATACAGATTTGTATAAAAAATTGTCTTTGCAAGAGTTAAACTTTACTAACAATACAATGAGCGGCTCCCTTTTTAACTCTGGCGTACAGGAGGTTACTATACCTCAGCTATTAATTTCTTATTATGACAATGATAAAAAACTAGTTTGGGTAGATCATAATTTTTTATCTGAAGGTGTACGTATACAAAGAAAACAACATTTTAACTACAACCTATTAAACCTTAGCAATTTAAAAGTTATTAGTGATGATATGACAAATTGTTTTGTAAATGGCTCTCCTAACATAGAAATAGCTAAAAAAATGTTTCCGGACAGGAACCACAACCATATGTTAGAGCAGCTACAAGAACAAAAAGGAGATGGTTTTAATTTTATAAGACTAGAGGTTAATAGTTACATTGGTAATCCAAAATAAAGCTTGAAAAATTACTTATACATAATATTATTATTTCTTTTCTGCACTAGCTGCAGCAAAAAAGAAACACCCAAAAAACAAAATACCAGTAACGTAACTTTTACTACATTAACAGCTAAAAAAAATTATACCGTTGCAGATTCTATTACTTTAGAGTTTACTGCCAGCAAACAAAGTAATGCGGTTTTGGTTTTAAAAAATGCTTATGGTATAACCGCAATTAAACCAATACAAAGCAACAACAAGTTAACCTATAAAGTACCAGAAAATTTCACTAAAATTGTTGGTAATTTGCATTGGCTACTGGTTTTAAACAACCATATAAAATTGCAAGATACCGTTGTGATAATGCCTGAAGCTAACAACTACCCAAAACTAGAAACCTATTTAGGACCAAGAAGTATTGTTGCTGGCGGTAACGACTTTTCTATGCTTGTAAATGCGCCTACAGATAGGTTTGATAATCCTTTGGCAGCAGGCACTAAAGTGGCTATAAAACATCAATTTAGAAAAGAGGTTACAACAGACACTTTAAAGGTTAAAAATTTGGTGGCTTGGACCAATATTTTTTCTCCACAAAAAACGGGACGCATATTAATTACATCTTTGGTAGACAGTACAAAATCTAAAGAATTAACCTCGGTAATATTGCCAGATAACGCATCTAACTTTACAATAAATTACAGCAGAAACCATAAGTACGCAGATGGCAACCAAATTATAACATTTACAACATCTACAATAAAAGACAACCACGGTAATGTAGTTAGTGATGGTACTTTGGTTCTTTTTACTGTAAAAGATAACCAAGGCAACTTGCTACAAACAAATGGTACAACCATAAACGGTGTAGCTATAGCAAAACTATTGCACCCATCTAAAAAAGAATCTTGGACTGTTACTGCCTATGTTACAGGAGCGGCAAAAAGCGACTCTATTAAGGTAGATTTTAGCTCTGCAGTAAAAGATTATAAAGTGCACTTATCTGCAAACAACAGAACAATTACTATTGGGCCAATAGAAAGTTTTATGCAGCAATTTGTACCAGACGGATTAACCGTAACTGTATTTATTTACACTAAAGAAGGTGCTTTATTAAACACCATTAAAACTACAACTTTAAAAGGAGTTGCTAGGTTTAATTTTGATGAAAACTTTTATAAAAAAGGAAGTTATACTATTAAAATTGAAGCTGCCGGAATTATTAAAAACAAAGTAATAATGCTAAAATGAAGATAAATAAAATTATATATCGTGCACTTTTACTACTGTCTTTTGTAGCCTTAAATGGTTTGGTGTTAATTGGCATAAGTGCTATGCTATCTTACTTAAATACGGGAGCAGAAAGAACTTCTATTTTACATATTGAGCAAAATTTTGAAGAAACATATTCTCCTAAAATAGTTTGGCATAACACTACTAATGAAGGCAGAGAAATTGAAGATCAAACTTTACAATCTATAGAAGAAGATTATAAAAATGCTTGGAATGTGCGCAACATTGCTTTAGCAAGTAACAATATGTATGGTGTAGATGATTTTTTTACAACTAGTGCCAGAGCTAAATTAGATAGCATTATTAAACTAAATTCTAAAAACGGAATTACGCTAGTTACCACATCTATACAACATAACCCAACTGTAGACTTTTACAGTGCAGATGGTAAACTTGTAGTGTTTACAGATAATAATGCAGAACAATACAATGAGGTTTACAGCAATAATACTTTGGTAAGCAATTTTTACAGCACACCCAGTTATAAGGTAATGATGCTTTTAGAAGATGGTTTTTGGCGTATTAGACACCTGGTAGAAATAAATAAAAAAAACACTGCCAATACATTAATACCACAAAAAAAACAGCAAAGCAAAACCATAACATCTGGTATAAACTATTACCCAAAAAACACTCCTTGGAATATGTTTGGCAAAACATACAACAGTAGTGTAATAGAAAAAGACTTTGCATTAATACAAGAGTTACAGCTAAATACAATTCGTATTTTTGTTCCTTATGAAGCTTTTGGAAAAGCTAATGTAGACCCTAAAAAGTTAATGCAATTAAAACAAACTTTAGATATTGCAGAAAGGCACAAACTTAATGTAATAGTTACTCTTTTTGACTTTTATGGTAATTATGATGTACAAGACTGGACATTAAACCACAGACACGCAGAGCAAATTGTAAATGCTCTTAAAAATCATCCTGCCTTGGTTGCTTGGGATATTAAAAATGAACCCGATTTAGACTTTGAATCTAGAGGAAAACTAAAAGTAATTGCTTGGCTTAAAGAAATGATTAAAAATATAAGAAAGTGGGATTCTAAAACCAATATTACTATTGGATGGTCTAGTACAGAAGCTGCAGAAAACCTAGTTGAAGAAGTAGATATTGTATCTTTTCATTATTACAAAGAGCCTAAAGATTTTTTAAAATCCTTTGCTGTATTAAAAAACAAAGCTAAGGGTAAAGATTTGGTTTTACAAGAGTACGGCTACTCGTCTTACAGTGGCTTTTGGAACCTATTCACAGGTTCTATAGATGACCAAGCTGCTTATTACAAAGAAATGCAATTGTATATAGAACAAGAGAATATTCCTTTTGTATTATGGACATTGTATGATTTTGAAACAATACCAACAGCCGTTGTTGGTAGGTTACCTTGGCGTAAAAATCAGCAAAAGTATTTTGGCTTATTTACTGTAGACGGACAGCCAAAGGATGCATTACAATATATTAAACCTAAAAAGTAAAAGGGAAACAGCTAACCATACTGTTTCCCTTTTTGTGGCTTAACCTCACCATAATTTATTTTACTAAAAGCTCTACTGCTTCTCTTTCTTTCTCCATCTCTCTTTCTTTTTCTCTTTCTGCTATAATAGTATCAATACTTATGTTTCCGGCTTTAGCCATTTGTATTGCTGCAAAATAATCTACATACATCTGTGCAATATCAGACATTGGTAAAGAGCACGCTGCTTTATAATTTATTTTACTTAATTCTTCGCGGTAATCATCATATGTAATAATGTTTTCTATTGCATCTGCTAAAGATTCTGCACTTTCTGGCTCAAAAAATTCACCTTTATAACCTTCTTCCTTAACTAGTATGCTTAAATCTCCTAAATCTGGTAACGCAACTGCTTTTCCGTAGCTACCTGCTTGGTGTAAAACTCCAGAGCTACCTGTTGTAGATGTGTAAGGAAAAACTACCACTGCACTATCATTAAAAATAACAGGTACATCTTCTTCTGCAACATAACCAGTAAACCTAAGTTGGTCTACGTGCTTATATTTTTCGCTCACTTCATTTAAATAACCTGGTGTGTTTGGGCTATCTGTACCTGCTATTACTATTTCTATATCTTGTTTTGTACGCTGACGAATAATTTCTACAGCATCAATTAAAATTTCTACTTTTTTGTATGTTCCAAACTTTCCAAAAGCCATTACTTGCTTAGGACCTTTTGGTAATTGATAAGTTGGTTCTGGCGGAGTTTCAAAAGCACCATGAGGAATTAAAGCAACGTTTCTAGACTTGTATTTGCTTTCTAAAATACCTTTGTATTTGCTTATTGTTACGGCTAAAATATCTGAAGATAAAATTACTTTAGTTAATGAAGCTCCAATAAAATTGTATGCTTTTTTAAGAAAACTACTTTTAGTTATACCAGCATTTTCTAAATCTACCTGCTCTAATATATTGTGCAGTAAAGATATTGTTGGTATTCCTTTTAATTTACATATTAAAGGCAACATTAAACCTAACGCAGCAGGTACTTTTTTGTCTCCAAATTTTAAAAACTGAAGGTTAAATAAAACTGCGTCTGGTTTAGTGTCTGCAATTGCGCCCATAATACCAAAAACGTTTTTATAGCTATTAAAACTCCAGCATTCTTTTACTGTAATTTTACAGCCTTCTTCTGTAAAAGAAAGATCTTTTGCTTCTTTGGTTTTGTCTGTAATTAAGACTATTTCAGTTACTTCTTTTTGTAGTCTAAAATGTTTTACCAAGTGGTATCCGTATTCTGTTAAAGTTACTTTACTTGGTGGGTACGCTGTTACAATTGCTAATTTCATAAGGTTAAGTTTTAATAATTTATTTGGGATAAATTGTTATACAAATATCCATCTTAAAGCCTTATTTAATAGGGGTTAAGAGACCAAATACCATTTACTGTAGACGAATGGAAAGCACCCTGCGGTTAACGTTTTTTTAACAAAAC carries:
- a CDS encoding glycosyltransferase; protein product: MKLAIVTAYPPSKVTLTEYGYHLVKHFRLQKEVTEIVLITDKTKEAKDLSFTEEGCKITVKECWSFNSYKNVFGIMGAIADTKPDAVLFNLQFLKFGDKKVPAALGLMLPLICKLKGIPTISLLHNILEQVDLENAGITKSSFLKKAYNFIGASLTKVILSSDILAVTISKYKGILESKYKSRNVALIPHGAFETPPEPTYQLPKGPKQVMAFGKFGTYKKVEILIDAVEIIRQRTKQDIEIVIAGTDSPNTPGYLNEVSEKYKHVDQLRFTGYVAEEDVPVIFNDSAVVVFPYTSTTGSSGVLHQAGSYGKAVALPDLGDLSILVKEEGYKGEFFEPESAESLADAIENIITYDDYREELSKINYKAACSLPMSDIAQMYVDYFAAIQMAKAGNISIDTIIAEREKEREMEKEREAVELLVK
- a CDS encoding membrane protein, encoding MKRTNILLILALIVGIAFHGSSIFFTLENTYDALIHLFFADHYANSWFEPWDYRWYTGFTVQAYPPLVHQLIGLLSYIGGLKFGMFTVALLAIVLFITGAYRFGLLITANRRVAGYTALLAVFSSTFIETLHIFGQLPSIMGLSILLHSIPEIYLWIKEGRIRYLVTSLSLIAVTVTSHHVTPIFGMVFFIFPLIGMVIMDTAKDKVKDTKAIHLKTFIWAFKKLFWRIVTFGFSSLMLIIFCILPYWVNSKKNPITQVPIPHGSRDNFLEVLSSGLVFFMIPWGILLFILPYIFYRFYSKRYLFFGLSFSMLTILGTGGTTPIPLKLLGETAFNILTLDRFTLWATIMALPIFGEFAYRMIEGDLKNNIQKRFGAVYHRIVGGFFMVGILFMVIFTMSLGYFRPSQPAKIKMLPIVNFLNQDQHDHWRYLTLGFGDQMAWLSAQTKAMTVDGNYHSARRLPELTTRAIERLENSKFRGVEGIGSLQQFLTVPEKYNLKYIFSNDKFYDPILYFSGWQRLQQLENGIMVWEKLNVPPIPAIIPKEDVPTFLKIMWSTIPVLTILLAFIINIQMVWYRTLKSKKLALPSYLKYRIEYTKFSRGLVTVNHIWAGIVMVCLAYGGYLFYVENSTQLSAKNVVTAYYDAVDFKEFERAFSYINPDDGVSLSQYMLEISVTDGILSSYAKLDSIGISFVNKTKNSAKVKVDTRWITPLDAVEKTFYHTVKKKKNKWYLSVSKLDNDLPPDQLFTDNSTTFFNHGRRKITTEQTHHEDVLKQPVLEILTAKLIKYNGRYSIIGQIQNVDNVPSDVVIKGTLYNDKNKELANYNAKDNIKHKLMPKEITAFKINFEGIAWSSTKDTLPPTFNPDEFTPINLEEIPTKFNLQCAGNVANTDLYKKLSLQELNFTNNTMSGSLFNSGVQEVTIPQLLISYYDNDKKLVWVDHNFLSEGVRIQRKQHFNYNLLNLSNLKVISDDMTNCFVNGSPNIEIAKKMFPDRNHNHMLEQLQEQKGDGFNFIRLEVNSYIGNPK
- a CDS encoding glycoside hydrolase family 2 TIM barrel-domain containing protein; protein product: MKINKIIYRALLLLSFVALNGLVLIGISAMLSYLNTGAERTSILHIEQNFEETYSPKIVWHNTTNEGREIEDQTLQSIEEDYKNAWNVRNIALASNNMYGVDDFFTTSARAKLDSIIKLNSKNGITLVTTSIQHNPTVDFYSADGKLVVFTDNNAEQYNEVYSNNTLVSNFYSTPSYKVMMLLEDGFWRIRHLVEINKKNTANTLIPQKKQQSKTITSGINYYPKNTPWNMFGKTYNSSVIEKDFALIQELQLNTIRIFVPYEAFGKANVDPKKLMQLKQTLDIAERHKLNVIVTLFDFYGNYDVQDWTLNHRHAEQIVNALKNHPALVAWDIKNEPDLDFESRGKLKVIAWLKEMIKNIRKWDSKTNITIGWSSTEAAENLVEEVDIVSFHYYKEPKDFLKSFAVLKNKAKGKDLVLQEYGYSSYSGFWNLFTGSIDDQAAYYKEMQLYIEQENIPFVLWTLYDFETIPTAVVGRLPWRKNQQKYFGLFTVDGQPKDALQYIKPKK
- a CDS encoding response regulator → MKILAIDDQQLILLSVEKKLTDLGYQVQTASSGATGIETFNSFKPDLVIVDINMPDMSGLDVVKHIKNNSSTAIMVMSGNTDEDIILDGFNLGIDDYMKKPVSLEEVAARVKRIVGAPTEAKTATKVDGAQMLQKNCVGVVIPCYNEADRLSSAEFKDFAQKNLGYHLCFVNDGSTDNTLEVLEELRKESENTISVYNCKKNGGKAEAVRQGVLHLAKDSQFDYIGYLDADLSTDFRDFDELVKTIENSEYKIVSGSRISRMGADITKESARKIISKTINLIIQNILKMPFKDTQCGAKIMDREIATTMFNKKFITRWLFDVEIFMRMKKKYGKDNVQQLICEQPLKRWIHADGSKLSMKDSIKIVGQLAQIKMHYGNKSYEV
- a CDS encoding Ig-like domain-containing protein, giving the protein MKNYLYIILLFLFCTSCSKKETPKKQNTSNVTFTTLTAKKNYTVADSITLEFTASKQSNAVLVLKNAYGITAIKPIQSNNKLTYKVPENFTKIVGNLHWLLVLNNHIKLQDTVVIMPEANNYPKLETYLGPRSIVAGGNDFSMLVNAPTDRFDNPLAAGTKVAIKHQFRKEVTTDTLKVKNLVAWTNIFSPQKTGRILITSLVDSTKSKELTSVILPDNASNFTINYSRNHKYADGNQIITFTTSTIKDNHGNVVSDGTLVLFTVKDNQGNLLQTNGTTINGVAIAKLLHPSKKESWTVTAYVTGAAKSDSIKVDFSSAVKDYKVHLSANNRTITIGPIESFMQQFVPDGLTVTVFIYTKEGALLNTIKTTTLKGVARFNFDENFYKKGSYTIKIEAAGIIKNKVIMLK